A single genomic interval of Terriglobus albidus harbors:
- a CDS encoding zf-HC2 domain-containing protein produces MGDNVHLSREDLLLLQDGELTAAEAAAAERHLSDCEVCRALKLRTEQTFAAALAAIAAETSKLPDYRRNVLQHRMVSARRRPWTIGFATAAAGLLVAAGLGISLHRNHQAIVPYLEDRPVPNPQLTPGAVRVMALGEVCGEKDDDLDPAVPAATEQVVFAEYHVPQQQRGKEFQVDYLISPQLGGTAEIRNLWPQPYSTMWNAQAKDMLERRLHGMVCSGTMTLEQAQQELAGDWIESYKREFKTQAPLRVEAGLERPLLP; encoded by the coding sequence GTGGGTGATAACGTGCACCTTTCGCGGGAAGATCTCCTCCTATTACAGGATGGAGAGTTGACAGCTGCCGAGGCGGCCGCTGCGGAGCGTCACCTTTCTGATTGCGAAGTCTGCCGCGCGTTGAAGCTTAGAACGGAACAGACCTTTGCCGCAGCTTTGGCGGCGATTGCCGCCGAGACTTCGAAGCTGCCGGATTACCGGCGCAACGTATTGCAGCATCGTATGGTGTCGGCAAGGCGGCGGCCATGGACGATTGGCTTCGCCACTGCGGCGGCGGGTTTATTGGTGGCTGCTGGGCTTGGAATTTCGCTGCATCGGAATCATCAGGCGATTGTCCCTTATCTGGAAGATCGTCCCGTCCCGAATCCGCAACTGACCCCCGGCGCCGTCCGCGTCATGGCCCTTGGCGAGGTGTGCGGTGAGAAGGACGACGATCTCGACCCAGCAGTTCCGGCAGCGACAGAGCAGGTTGTCTTTGCCGAGTACCACGTACCGCAACAGCAGCGCGGCAAAGAGTTCCAGGTGGACTACCTGATCAGTCCACAGCTCGGCGGAACAGCAGAGATCCGAAACCTGTGGCCGCAACCCTACAGCACGATGTGGAACGCGCAGGCAAAAGACATGCTGGAACGCAGACTGCATGGGATGGTTTGCAGTGGAACAATGACCCTGGAGCAGGCGCAGCAGGAACTTGCAGGCGACTGGATCGAGAGCTACAAACGGGAGTTTAAAACGCAAGCCCCGCTTCGTGTGGAAGCAGGGCTTGAACGTCCTTTGTTGCCCTAG
- a CDS encoding beta-propeller fold lactonase family protein, whose amino-acid sequence MRKLALPFVATTCLALAALGCKSSAPAPSAEKPAPEPTGPRVYATNEVSGDLTIIDIGTAQTIANVHLGKRPRGIHASADGKQLYIALSGTPIAGPGVDESTLPPPDHSADGIAVFDLAVRKIVRTIPGGSDPENFDLSKDGKKLFISNEDISSVSIIDVDSGTVEKSFKIGSEPEGVRVSPDGKEVWVTSEGTGEISVLDPEKGKITATIKVGHRPRNVAFMPDGKTAYVNAENDGNVVVVDVKSHKMTKTITLGQAGVIKPMYVLLSPDASKLYVSTGRGKQVFAIDTKDNKIAGSVEVGARPWGMTLSPDGKTLFTANGPSNDVSFVDLASFTVVKKAKAKGGPWGLVALP is encoded by the coding sequence ATGCGGAAGCTTGCACTGCCTTTTGTTGCCACCACCTGCCTTGCTCTTGCAGCCTTGGGCTGCAAGTCGAGCGCACCTGCGCCTTCCGCGGAGAAGCCCGCACCGGAGCCGACCGGACCGCGCGTGTATGCCACCAACGAGGTCTCCGGCGACCTGACCATCATCGACATCGGCACGGCGCAGACCATCGCCAACGTACATCTGGGTAAGCGGCCGCGCGGCATCCATGCCTCGGCCGATGGCAAGCAGCTTTACATTGCACTCAGCGGAACGCCGATTGCCGGCCCCGGCGTGGATGAGAGCACGTTGCCTCCGCCAGACCACTCTGCCGACGGCATCGCAGTCTTCGATCTCGCAGTACGTAAGATCGTTCGCACCATTCCCGGAGGTTCGGACCCTGAGAACTTCGACCTGAGCAAAGACGGTAAGAAGCTCTTTATCTCGAACGAAGATATCTCGTCGGTAAGCATCATTGATGTCGACTCCGGCACGGTTGAAAAGTCTTTCAAGATTGGCAGCGAGCCTGAGGGTGTGCGTGTCAGTCCTGATGGCAAGGAGGTCTGGGTCACCTCAGAAGGGACGGGCGAGATCTCTGTTCTGGATCCGGAGAAGGGCAAGATCACAGCCACCATCAAGGTCGGTCACCGTCCGCGCAACGTAGCCTTCATGCCCGATGGCAAGACTGCTTATGTCAATGCCGAGAATGATGGCAACGTGGTCGTCGTCGATGTGAAGTCACACAAGATGACCAAGACCATCACCCTGGGTCAGGCCGGTGTGATCAAGCCGATGTATGTTCTGCTCTCCCCGGATGCCTCGAAGCTCTACGTCAGCACCGGCCGCGGCAAGCAGGTCTTTGCGATCGACACGAAGGACAACAAGATTGCCGGTTCGGTTGAGGTGGGCGCTCGGCCATGGGGCATGACACTCTCACCGGATGGCAAGACGTTGTTTACCGCCAATGGGCCTTCGAACGATGTCTCGTTTGTCGACCTGGCAAGCTTTACCGTTGTGAAGAAGGCAAAAGCCAAAGGCGGCCCATGGGGGCTAGTGGCTCTGCCATAG
- a CDS encoding carboxypeptidase regulatory-like domain-containing protein yields MRLNSSFALVLIAASLAGCKSKPTEPVATTETSSAPVFYHVDPGTAGSISGTLKYTGKRPTPKLIDISQDPTCVKAHKGKAYDESLVVDSKGDLANAFVYIRKGLEGKVFEVPTTTVTLDQSGCWFRPHVLGIMVGQQLIITNSDPVTHNIHPVAQINREWNHSMGPGDAPLQRKFTKPEIMVPVKCNIHDWMHSFIGVTDNPYFAVSKDDGTFKIENLPPGTYTLGVWHEKLGVQEQTISVSPKSDTPANFTYKGE; encoded by the coding sequence ATGCGACTGAATTCATCCTTCGCCCTGGTCCTGATTGCCGCGTCCCTCGCCGGTTGTAAGTCGAAGCCCACCGAACCTGTCGCGACGACGGAAACCTCTTCTGCTCCGGTCTTCTATCATGTGGACCCTGGGACCGCCGGCTCCATCTCCGGCACGCTGAAGTACACCGGCAAACGCCCAACGCCGAAGCTGATCGACATCAGCCAGGATCCCACCTGCGTGAAGGCTCATAAAGGCAAGGCTTACGATGAGTCGCTCGTTGTCGATAGCAAGGGCGACCTGGCCAACGCTTTCGTCTACATCAGGAAGGGTCTGGAAGGAAAGGTCTTCGAGGTTCCCACCACAACTGTGACGCTGGACCAGTCCGGCTGCTGGTTCCGGCCGCATGTGCTGGGCATCATGGTCGGCCAGCAGCTCATCATCACCAACTCAGATCCTGTGACGCACAATATTCATCCGGTGGCCCAGATCAACCGCGAATGGAACCACAGCATGGGTCCTGGGGATGCTCCGCTGCAGCGTAAGTTCACCAAGCCGGAGATCATGGTGCCGGTGAAGTGCAATATCCATGACTGGATGCACTCGTTTATCGGCGTTACTGACAATCCATACTTCGCCGTCTCGAAGGATGACGGCACCTTCAAGATCGAAAACCTGCCGCCCGGAACATACACGCTGGGCGTGTGGCATGAAAAACTTGGCGTCCAGGAGCAGACCATAAGCGTCTCTCCGAAGAGCGACACTCCGGCCAACTTCACCTACAAGGGAGAATAG
- a CDS encoding cytochrome-c peroxidase translates to MPSPRTLTCLAILPLLLAGCRSRTQDNPVGKPIAIKAPLGLPPVPVPVDNPVTADSVELGRRLFYDKRLSSDNSLACAHCHDPKFYFTDGLRLSKGVNDQLGVRNAPTLLNSAYMPFQFWDGRAISLEQQSVGPIANPVEMNNAKHEIFLDKLKDDAEYPKMFRKVYGSKEINLVRVEKSLASFERTLLSGNSAFDRFQYGGDQSALTPAQLRGLAVFLNPAGGNCASCHTIGPKDALFTDGKFHNIGQGVNGDGDFTDIGRYHETRVETDKGAFKTPTLRNIAETAPYMHDGSIKTLAAVVDFYAGQGNSNPYLDPEIRKIHLSPQDRRDLVEFLNALTGDLPPNSGPPAK, encoded by the coding sequence ATGCCGTCACCACGCACGCTTACCTGTCTCGCCATCCTGCCCTTACTGCTTGCAGGATGCCGCTCCAGGACCCAGGACAACCCGGTCGGCAAACCCATCGCGATCAAAGCGCCGCTCGGCCTTCCACCGGTTCCCGTCCCTGTCGACAATCCGGTCACGGCAGACTCGGTTGAGCTGGGGCGGCGGCTCTTCTACGACAAGCGCCTCTCCAGCGACAACTCTCTGGCATGCGCGCACTGCCACGATCCGAAGTTCTATTTCACTGACGGCCTGCGGCTCTCGAAGGGTGTGAACGACCAGCTCGGCGTCCGTAACGCTCCCACGCTTCTCAACTCCGCCTATATGCCCTTTCAGTTCTGGGACGGACGTGCGATCTCGCTCGAACAGCAATCGGTTGGCCCCATCGCCAATCCGGTCGAGATGAATAACGCCAAGCACGAGATCTTTCTCGACAAGCTGAAAGACGATGCTGAGTATCCCAAGATGTTCCGCAAGGTGTACGGCTCGAAGGAGATCAACCTTGTCCGTGTCGAGAAATCCCTGGCCAGCTTCGAGCGTACGCTGCTGAGCGGAAACTCCGCGTTTGACCGCTTTCAGTATGGCGGCGACCAGAGCGCGCTTACGCCGGCCCAGCTTCGAGGTCTTGCGGTCTTTCTGAATCCTGCCGGAGGCAACTGCGCGTCCTGCCACACCATCGGACCGAAGGATGCGCTCTTCACCGATGGCAAGTTCCACAATATCGGCCAGGGTGTGAATGGTGACGGAGACTTCACGGACATCGGCCGCTATCACGAGACCCGGGTCGAGACGGACAAAGGCGCTTTCAAGACGCCGACGCTGCGTAATATCGCAGAGACCGCGCCTTATATGCACGATGGCAGCATCAAGACTCTGGCAGCGGTGGTGGACTTCTACGCCGGACAGGGCAACTCCAATCCTTATCTCGACCCTGAGATCAGGAAGATCCATCTCAGCCCGCAGGACCGCCGAGACCTGGTCGAATTCCTCAACGCTCTTACCGGAGACCTGCCTCCGAACTCAGGCCCGCCTGCAAAGTAG